The following proteins are encoded in a genomic region of Gossypium hirsutum isolate 1008001.06 chromosome D05, Gossypium_hirsutum_v2.1, whole genome shotgun sequence:
- the LOC121217742 gene encoding 50S ribosomal protein L34, chloroplastic, giving the protein MASMPVLTSSQWLTTQSIRTQIPSASLNLLTGSRRRISISSNAAINPKACSSLLHCSFISSSSSSLSLHSSFSGLSLGMDFSSNNGVRNEKRRGLVVRAGKAALCQTKRNRSRKSLARTHGFRRRMRTTSGRAVLKRRRAKGRKVLCTKSNPNSGKR; this is encoded by the exons ATGGCTTCGATGCCAGTACTAACATCATCTCAATGGCTTACTACTCAATCCATAAGAACCCAAATCCCTTCAGCTTCTCTCAATCTTTTGACAGGTTCAAGAAGAAGAATTTCCATCTCTTCCAATGCAGCGATCAACCCCAAAGCTTGCTCTTCCCTGCTTCACTGCTCCTTTATCTCTTCTTCCTCATCTTCTCTCTCTTTACATTCTTCATTTTCAG GGTTATCATTGGGGATGGATTTTAGTTCAAATAATGGGGTGAGGAATGAGAAAAGGCGAGGCCTGGTGGTTAGGGCTGGGAAGGCTGCACTTTGTCAAACAAAGAGGAATAGGTCCCGGAAATCTTTGGCTCGAACTCATGGGTTCCGTCGAAGAATGAGAACCACTAGTGGAAGAGCTGTATTGAAACGTCGCCGTGCTAAGGGTCGGAAGGTCCTTTGCACCAAATCTAATCCAAACAGTGGGAAGCGCTAA
- the LOC107905373 gene encoding U-box domain-containing protein 7 produces the protein MFPSQVQTLNMSTTTTSSSSIWLLSCRKLKFFTRIRRFLHSKAARKQYGSSASDHSNKLRIVNNTDEEEDLVVEKTESELDGSMALQKSVKRLHFGSWEEKEMAAKAIEKLAKEDVKVRKLMAELGVIHMLVSMVDTEVVGRRLAAIKALIELADGTFTNKELMLEAGILSKLPKDIDAVDDQTRHEFAELLLSLSSISNTPFSLAKTEVLQFLIAILESATSIETKETCLGVACNLSAVLENARPLVSNGTVHTLLKLSSFKELSEKALAALGHLVLTLMGKKAMEDSSMVPESLIEILTWENKPKCQELSAYILMILAHQSSTQRDKMSKAGIVPVLLEVSLLGSPLAQKRAMKLLQWFKDERQAKMGPHSGPQTARIAIGSPLHPREVQEGKKMMMNLVKQSLHKNMEMITRRANAAGDSSNLKSLVLSTSSKSLPY, from the exons ATGTTTCCCTCTCAAGTTCAAACTCTGAACATGTCTACTACtactacttcttcttcttctatttggtTACTTTCTTGTAGGAAGCTTAAGTTCTTTACTAGAATCAGAAGGTTCTTGCATTCCAAAGCAGCCAGGAAGCAGTACGGGTCATCAGCATCTGATCATTCGAACAAGTTGAGAATAGTAAACAATACTGACGAAGAGGAAGATCTGGTTGTAGAGAAAACTGAAAGTGAGCTCGATGGTTCCATGGCGTTGCAAAAATCTGTGAAGAGACTTCACTTTGGGAGCTGGGAAGAGAAAGAGATGGCTGCTAAGGCCATCGAGAAACTCGCTAAAGAAGACGTTAAGGTTAGGAAGTTGATGGCAGAGCTCGGAGTCATACATATGCTTGTGTCTATGGTGGATACTGAGGTGGTTGGCCGCCGTCTAGCTGCCATCAAGGCCTTGATCGAACTTGCTGATGGAACTTTTAC aAACAAGGAACTAATGCTAGAGGCTGGAATACTATCGAAGTTACCTAAGGACATTGATGCTGTAGACGACCAAACGAGGCATGAATTTGCAGAActgttattatcattatcatctATATCAAATACTCCTTTCTCTCTAGCCAAAACTGAGGTCCTCCAGTTTCTTATTGCCATTCTTGAGTCGGCCACCAGCATTGAAACAAAGGAGACCTGTTTAGGTGTTGCTTGTAACCTGTCTGCTGTGCTAGAAAATGCTAGACCTTTGGTATCTAACGGAACCGTGCACACTCTTTTGAAGCTATCTTCATTTAAAGAACTTTCAGAGAAAGCCCTTGCAGCACTAGGTCACTTGGTGCTGACCTTGATGGGAAAAAAGGCTATGGAAGATAGTTCAATGGTACCAGAGAGCTTGATTGAGATTCTAACATGGGAGAACAAACCCAAATGTCAAGAACTATCAGCCTACATTCTAATGATTTTAGCTCATCAAAGCTCCACTCAAAGGGATAAAATGTCAAAGGCAGGGATCGTCCCTGTGCTTCTTGAAGTGTCATTATTAGGAAGCCCTTTGGCTCAAAAGAGAGCCATGAAATTGTTACAATGGTTCAAAGATGAAAGGCAAGCAAAGATGGGGCCTCATTCAGGACCACAAACAGCAAGGATTGCAATTGGCTCACCTCTGCATCCAAGGGAGGTtcaagaaggaaagaaaatgatGATGAATTTGGTGAAGCAAAGTCTTCATAAGAATATGGAAATGATCACCCGACGAGCCAATGCTGCCGGCGATTCTTCGAATCTCAAGTCTTTGGTCCTCAGCACAAGTTCTAAAAGCTTGCCTTACTAA